cccgaccgtcgctgccctagcgcagagctccaccgacgaagcagagatggcgggttctagcaaccctactccaaccactggagtctcaggtatgaacccatccatctcccccctctctcccttctactctcggtagtgcggtcatcaggttgttgaagatgaacatcACAGAGCCTAACAATAACTGCTACAGTTCATACCATATCAGTCCTGGCAATTAGCTATTTGATTCTCCTGTATTATGTAATACGTTGTGTTGATGATTTTGACAGAAAGCTAAGTGTATTGCATTGATGGCGATGCCGTTGGATGCGGGAGACGGAGGGCCACCGATTTGGTAGTGCTAAGGCTCGGTGTCACGTCTAAGGCTCGGTGGCAGGAGCTTCTAAAGACGATAGAAGGAGGGTAACATGGGGGCGAAGGTGCGATGGAGAGGTGTCAAGTGGTGGAGCATTAGGCAGAATCGAAAAAGGAAAGATCGAGACGGAAGAAAGCGTGAGTTGCAATATATGACATTTTATTGATTAAAAAATGAATATTATCCAAACCAATTTGCACATAATACTGTTACAATGTTACTAAATTTATGTGCATATTTTTATCGTAACATTATTAATTACAAGTATGATGTGTGTTACACGTACACGCTTACTTAGTTAGATAAAACATGATAGTTTGAGTCTATGTTTAATGATTatttatatttgatttttaagTACGATGTgcataatattttaatattaaaaGTTCGTCCCGGGTCACTCCCAGCATGAGGCCGCATCCTCCGAGACGCAGCTCAATAGAGCGTCGCTATGCGAGAAATTGAGCCCGAACGCAGACAGCACGTCGGCACCGATGCCAACGGTCTCTCGCCGAGGAGGGAAACCCAGCAACGACGTGCTCTACCGATCAACTCAATCTGGCGTTCAACTCGGCTTACAAAAGCATTAGCGCCCACGGGTAGGCAAGCGCCAGGCCCAATGGTTTGCAGAGAAAACTAAGCCTCGGCTTGATGACCAGTAGAGTTGGTTGTACTTTTATTCACTAGAGATTAAATACTATATTTGTTTATTGTGTGTCTTATCagagtagaattttttttaagtagcagGTGATGTATCTATGGATAGCGAGCATATGTAATGACTTTATCCATCACTAAATTCGGCAACTTTGATCTTTAGTAGACGTTGTGTGAATACGCGCAGCATCTGCGTGCTATAATTCggtttttattaaaaaagtTACACGTAGACAGTCCACAAAGAAAAGAACGTCctcgcaaaaataaaaaataaaagaaaaaagaacgtCCAAATGCAGTTCACAGCACAGTACAGATTCCTTGTGGAAGACGACTACATTCGTCAAGGCAAGAAAAGGTATCACCGAGGGATCAGCCCAAAGCAACCAAGCGTATTACTGCTTTGCAAACGCGCGCCTTCCCATGAAGCAATTCCTCCTCCCGTGCTGCACTACTCTTCTTCCACCACCGCCCAAGTATAAATGCCCACGAACGAAAGCTTCCTCTGTCAGCCCGGCCCGTTCCTCTGTCACACTGATTGTCTGATTCCATTGAGTCGATTGATCGATCGAGTCTGAATTATTCTGAAGCAATCTGCCTCAGCCGGCCCGAGCCAAGAGCCAtggctgccgccgccaccgcacGCACGTACGTGGACTTCTTGCCGCCGCACAGCCTGCTGGAGGAGCCAGACAAGGTGACCCTCCGCGTCGACCTCTCCGCCGAAGGCATGCACGCACGCAAACATCTCTCTGCCTCGCAACTCTCTTGAATGCACTACAAAAAATGTTATACATCACTTGGTGTGCATGCGTGCAGGGTTCAAGAAGGAGCAGCTCAGGGTGCAGACCGAGAAATTGGTGAGGCTGAGGATAAGCGGCGAGCGTCCGCTGGGAGCCGGCGACAACCGGTGGCGGCGTTTCGGCAAGGACTTCCACGTCCCCGAGGGCTGCGACACCGGCGCCATCCGCGCGAGGCTCGAGAAGGACGGCGTCCTCCTCATCACGATGCCGAGGCTGTCGACCGCGCCGGCAGAGGAGCAGAGGGCAGACACGGGCCGCGTCGCCGGCCAAGACCGGAAAGGTCAGACCAGTGCACCCcaggcagcagctgctgctgctaccgCTGCTGCAGAAGCTGAAGAAGATCAGGAGGGAGACAAGGAGGACGACGCCGGGGTCGCATCCATGGAGCGTCCTGGCCAAGACGAACAGCACACGGGCAACAATGCCATGGCTACGTACGGCTTTGCAAAGGACCGGAGGAGGGCGGTGTGGGCGATCTTTGCCGTGGTGCTGGCTTTGGTTGGCGCCGGCCTGTACGCTAGGTACAGGCTGATGGATCCCTCAGCTGAGACGACGCCAGCAAGCACCCAAATTGTTGCTCTCTCGGAGTAGGACAGTTGATCGTGGTGCAACAGTGATGATACCTGAACTGCTTGAATAATGTGTAAACGAGATGATACTTACTGTAGCTTACAAATTCGATGACTGTACACATGACTGCCGATAATGACACAAAAAAAATGCAGGCTTTGGAAACACGCGTGAAATGGGATTGTTCTGTGCATATGACTGCCTGTCATCTGAGAATGGTGATCGAACAAGTGACGTGAAGGCCATCATCGTTGGTCGTATAACAATCCCTTGCACCTCAAACTAGGTCAGGCATAGCACCACTAGTCCACTACGCATCCAACCAAATTAGTATATGCCTCTTGCCGCATCAGCAAGGATGCCAAGTGCGAGCTACGCTGCCTCCGTACAGAATTCAGGAGCAGACTCTTCGTCATGTCATGATACCATAATCAACACCTAACTGGACGAAATTTGCTCCCAAAATAGTTCAGATACATTTGTCCACAACAACGGTAATCAGGAAATGTGCTTACTTTTGATTAAGGGACAGCAATTCCTTCTACACTGATGGTTTAGCATTGATCTCTAACAGCTTGTTTACATAACTGAATGATCGCCGAATTTCTTCCAATCCGAGGGCAGTTGCAATGACCAGTTAGTCGTGTTTTTTTTCAGATGTACTCGTCGTCTCAATTGCGACCAACACCAGAACTGCACACACAATCATGTTTCGCACAAACCACCTCCAATAAAATTGTACATGGAGCTAGACATTCAAACTGTAGATGATCTTCTCTTGTTGCATCACCTGATAGCTCCAAGAAGATTTGCACCTCCAAGCTTAGCACCAGTTAATTGCTGTTGACCAAAGTAGACATAGTTAAAATTCAAACTTAGACATCTATCTGTCTGGTATAATGAGGTGTGTAGCAACTACTTGGACAAAACGTAAGGTAAACAGAACCGCCCAAAATCCTTTAGGCTTTGTAATTAAGGTAAGATGGGAAAAAACTAGCAAATGGGACAAGACACAAGAACATACAGTTTCTCGCAAATCAACTTCTCGCAAGTAAGCTCGCTGAAGATTCGCACCTTGCAAGTTTGTACCAGACAACTTAGCACCCTGCAAATCAGAATAAGATTAACATAGGCTTTGATTGATACAGGTAAGGCACCAGATAAGAGGGACTGCATGTGCACGACTGCATGTTTCAATAAACAAAAAAAGTAACTTACATGGTATATTAAATTGAATGACTTCAGACGTAAAagaagtgcattgaatttcatCACAGCCTAATGAGGATAAGTACAGTTTCATACTTTCACTTCTATAAATTGTCACACAATTAGGAAGTAGACACTAGGAAGAACATGTGCTTATATGCCATCACTACTATCAGCTGATATGATTAGTTACATGTCCTCTTTGTTGCTCCCTATTAGTGAAAGAACTTGttcaaaattataaaaactGATCAACATTTTGCCAAAAAAACAACATATCCACCGATCCTCTTCATTTCAAGCTTGGGAGTAATCAAATAGATAAATACAATTAGAAAATTCAGGATTTATGAGAAATGGGTATGTACTATCCAGAGAgcatgtaagatttgctaaaGGTGAATTTTGCTCTATTGTCAGATAGCAGATTCCTCCAAATAGTTATTTGTATGGTGTGAAACAGATAACGAAAAAAGGTAGCAAAAGACAGTTTGAACTACACACATCTTTTTACCAGTCTAAAATGTGAGCCTGATAAGCTGAAGCCTATAGCATGAAGCTTAATGCTTATCATTATCACAAAGTTGCTTCCGTTCTAAGTTCTAACAGGCAAAAACATCAACATTCCTAGGAAATCATGTGATACAATTTATTTACCTTGAGATTGGCTGCTTCAAGGTTAGCTCCTTTCAAGTTGGCACCCGTAAGGTTAGCAGTCTGAAAATCCATTTGAATTGACAGTAAGATGCATAGAAGTAAATAATCAGCTTCCAAGATTTGATGGTTTCTTGCTTACTAAAAAACAGTTCATACGAATATTCTATTTGCATCAATCTAGGGAAAATACTGCATATTCGTATGGGAAAACAAACAGGGATGTCTCCTGCATGCGGTTAAATACTTTGGCAATCCTGGATGCTGCTACATATACCAGGGATGAACTACAGATATGTAAACACCAGCAGCACTACCACTAAAATCTAACAATAACTGAATAAAAACAAAGATACACTCTGGTTTATTCCACTATTCATCATGGTTTTTACATTGATGATAATGAATGTGAACAGAAACTAAATGTGTTACAAGAGTTTCACACACAATAGTTTGCAGACCTGTAAATGGGCGGAATGAAGGTCCGTTTCAATGAAGCTACATTGTGTTCAGAATGCATCTGCAAAATAAACAgaatatacaatttttttaacatatatcACTTGCTATTAAGTCTTAAGAAACACTATTGCTTATAGCAACTCAATCAGGGATCTTTCAAGAATATAGAAAAGGCAAATTGTACACCCAGTGGTATAGACATAATGCGAGCAGCGTTTTCGTTACCAATGTTGTCAGTGCATTAGCATAAACAAAATAATGAGTGAACAAGTTAAACAtcataaggggggggggggaggggggtacCTTGCAAGTTTGCACTTCGAAGGTTTGCTCCATCTAGAATAGATTCTTGAAGATTTGCTCCAATAAACTCACACCTGTTATTCCAAATTGGGGAACAGAATGAATGCAAAATTCTAGCAAACGGGGAAATAGAATGAAAAACGATAGTTTCATCTTAGAGCCCATCTAAAAGACTATAAGTAGCTTGTTGGAGTGTCTTACTCACGCAAATTTGTGTTTCGAAATGACGAAGATGAAGCTTCCACCTGCTGATAAGAATATGGAAGCAAGGTGTTATCAGTACaatatttcatattttataGAAGTAGTCTTAGATAAGAACTTGACTAAAAAAGTTTTTTCATTATGACATAGAATTGAAACATTTAATAGCCACAGATGAGTAAATTAGCATAGTTTTGATGGCCTATTGCTGCTAAGAAGCTGATAAACAACAATACAGGACCATGGTGCAATTGACTTACCCCAAATTTTGCTTTGTAAAGGTTAGCAAATGAAAAATCGGTATTCTTGATGCATGCATAACTGAAGTCCACCTCTGACAGGTCCTGTAGAGCATACAAAAACTCATTTGTAGAGTGAAAATTGTAAACTACAAGAAActaaagaaaagaattaaacaTTTGTTAAATACTTCATGTATGCCATACAAAGATAAGCTAACAGAGCGGTATAGATATCAGAGTAGCAACCTTTATAGACTAAACAGCTAGAATGATAAAGAAACAACAGTCAATAATGCCAGTAGAGAACAACAGAAGCAAGTCTGCCCAAGACCTTAcaagcttagatagatcaaggCCAGACAGATTTACGCCTCGGCATCTGACCCTCTGGGCCTGGATGCACTTGATCACATCCTTTCGTGTCAACTCCGCCTCCCAATTGTCCGCTTTTTTCCAACCCAACCTCTCATTTATGTAATCAGCTAGACCCTAAAAAACAATCATCAGCTTGTGACAACAGTTGAATCAGGGTTTTCACTTGTAAAAAAAAGACGCAAATCGAGCATTCCTACTTACAATCAACTGGTAGTACTCTGCCTCTCGCAGCAGTTGCTGGTACTCGAACTCAGATAGCATGGGGATGGCGCCGTCCCTGAGCCAGTTGAGGACATGCCTAAAATGCTTCCCGTCCCTATCCACAAACACCATCCCCTGCATACAAACCAAAGCATTCATCTGTCGAGGTCACAGCTGTAAGAAGCAGCGAGGAGAGAGCTCCACCAATGGACCTTACCGTGCCAGGGTGGTGCGGGAGCGTGTGCCGCCCGCTGAACATGGCAGAGAGCATGGAGTCGGGCTCCCGCTGCGTGAGCGTCTCGACGGTGGTCGCGTACTTCTTCCCCCCTGTGTCATCGCAATCACCACCGTCATATCATAGCAACAGATAAGCCTCTGATTCGCGCCCGAACGAGAAGGGGGGCGGCGGATTCGAAACGGAAGAAGGGACCGACCTACGTTGAGGAGgaccggcgaggaggaagagggctCCGGCGACTGCATCGCCACGGCGGCTAGCCTTGCACGAGTCGCTGGTTTCGGCACCGGCGGCAAGGTTGGTGCAATTAGGCGAATTGCAGAGGTGGGCAACTGGGGATCTGGATTCTGGTGGGGGAGCCCGTCCGTTCCTTCGTCTACCTCCACCGGTCACCCGCTCCCCTTCggctgggttttttttttttattcctcaGATCTAGGGGACAAGTTGTAGTATCTGAACGAACGCTCGAACACAATGCACACTACACACACCAACACACCCCTAGAGCGCACGCTAGAACTAGAACCTAAACCAACACACGTCTAACAGAGATTCACGAAGATTCCAGCTCCGCTAGCGACGGGCGCGTCGCCTCCCCTTGTGGTCCATAGACGCCTGAGGATACCTGCAAATATATTTTTGGGAATAAATCCCGGTGAGACACCCGAGTCCGATCCCAGGGATCGAACTCGGGCGGGGAGCGCTCCACCGGAGCAAGCTTCCACCGGGCTACGAGCCCGTTCTCCCCCTTCGGCTGGGTTTTGCtcttcttgtttctttttttctatttccctTTTTCATGGGAATAtaatatttcttcttttttaacaaaaagaaatatttttctcGATTTCTTTAACCTTTTTAAAAAACCTTAGTACAATACGTAGATACACGCACATGCTCAAATCACTACACGTATGTACTCACACAATATTGAGGGTGGATCTCTAACAGTGATTTCGGTGTATATCGTACGACGGGTGTGTGATCTGTGATATGTGGATGTGCCTGTGCTAATCTAAGAACACTAaaatttatacaggttcggaccctccttgaggtaatagccctacatcatatGCATTTTTCGCATTGAATATGATTTCTTCTTTGTGTTTTTGGCCCCCCTTCCCCGAGGCGGACTCCCTTCCCCTTTAGCCTAGGAGTAAATGAGTCTTACATGTGAGCCCATCAAATAGACCCATACCTAACTAGACGGTCAACATAGGCTATCATTACTGAGCACGCATGCGTTGTGCCTGCCCCAGAGCGCTGCGATGCTAGTAGCATCCTTCAACTGCTTCCCCGCTTATCAAGTCCGGGTTGCCCGGTCTGCCCTGTTCCATCGCTGGCTATCCACGCGTGCCTGCCACGCCCTCTATTCATCTGCGAGCCCATCCCGTAATAATTATTGTTAGGGGAAGGAACACAGAAGCTCTGTGACGGCCATGGTCGTCTCGGCCGAAGTGGTgcgcctggggaaggaaaacggcGTGGGCATTGGTATTAAATGAGAGTTGTCCGGTTTAGACGAGTACATGACCCGCGAACAGTAGAGACATGTAGTGGTAATTACATCATAGGTCGAGGGTGTGGTCGCACAGTGCCGAGCGGTGGCACTGTGGACCCTGtttagagaaaataaattagTCCTGCAGAAATTGGTCATTGTTGGCCATCCTGGTAGGGGGACCCCATATTCTTTACAACAATACACAACAACTATTGAAGACTAGAGATGCACACATAGATACACGCATGCCTCAAACCACCACACACACGCACGCACACAACGCCTACTAAAGACTATAGATGCAGAGCTTGGAGATTCACGAAGTCACTACAGATACCACAGACGACTTGATGTCGATGGTTACATtatctactacttaaaaaaaatccacttTAGTGAGACACATAAGAAGCAAATTCCATTAACCATCAAGTCATGGCTTGTTTCTCCACTTTATGTAACTTATATGGGCCGAACAAATCCCTTGATTTTTGCAACTATCAACAATTGTTGATGTAAAGAGTAAAGGGTCCCCTGTTAGGAGGGCTCACACCGGTAAATATCAGCTGATAGTTACTATTTTTAGTACTATGGCCCCCTGTGCGATCAGACAGGACTCGTGCGACCAGTTCACTAGCTGCAGATGGAAACCCCGTAGGGCAGATACTCACATAACCAGTCTAATCGTATTTAATGTCATCCACTCAtatgttttccttccctagacACTCTTTCAGCGGGTGAAGTCGTGGGCCGACACAGAGACGGTGTGACCCGTtctatagcatttaatgccacaTAATGGTCTGGCAGGCGAGCGTGACAAGCGTGCAGCGAGCGTGATGACGTTTGGTGGatggtgtagcgaaaatggccttattaggctatgattatgattttagtgactAATGACAATATAGATATTGAaattaacatatttgtcaaaaatatatgttagtagttcTCAAAGATACACTAcaagaagaagccaccgaagccggaaAAAAGTTTGAACTCAATTGGACAAGTCCCAAGAAAAATAacatcaccggatggtccggtgctcaggacTTTGTACACATAGGAGTATCCTCTCGGGTgtattatactcaccggatggtccggtgatggtaAAACCGATGATGGGAGCAGAAACACACCAAAGTATTTAACAAAAGGGTTGATCTTCGAAGGAAACTGAAGTTAagtacactggagcatttaacagaagctgcGCAGATGAGGGAAGGAAAGATTTCAACATATCAAATGGTCTGGTGGTGAAGAAGCcaacacaccagagtgttttccaGTAAGATGTCAAAGCAGATGAAGGtcaacacaccagaaggtctgaTGATCAAAAAGTTTACACACTGGACTAATTGCACAAAGAAGAAGTGACTCAGTTTGGCACAAGacaacacaccggatagtccgatgatgaagtgaaggatacaccagacaatccagTGCTCATAatgtatttgagtggggttccaacggttAGCAGCCAACGTATTTGGCACGATCTGCTTATATGTACACAATACACATGCTATATAAAGGGGAGGACCGGGCTTGTAAAAGTAGACACTATGGATAAGTTCATCCAActtataagaaaatacacaaatATAGGGTTCTTTCCCAAgggagacctgaacctgaaTAAATTCTAGTATTTTTGAGTTTCTTCGACAAACACACACCCACTAACAACCATTGGAAATGTTGATCACGCACTGAAATGCGTCGAAGCCAAAGCAAGCCACCTCGGCTCATTGGTAAGGCGAGAGCTTCAAGCCCGATTTCAGtggcaccccccccccccccaaacaaGCACCACTCGATGAGGGGGGGAACTGCTGTAAGAAAGACCCACTCAGTGAATCGGTGGACCAGGAATATCAATGAACCCCATTCTTGCAATTGCTCAGGATACCCTCTTTCATCGTTCAACATACCCCGGATAcattgttagggattaaccGTCGAAAATAGTCATGTAACATCCTAAATTCTCAATAATTTTGAAATCAACAAATCATTTCAAGGAAAttaaatccaaataaaatttcaaaatattttcctctctcctttctttctctctttccctctgACTTGCTAGTCATTGGCCCTATAACCAAGCCGTGACAATGCCACCACTCAACTCTACCACCTCCTAACTCTACCACCCACATAACTTATGCCACCCGCTGTTGGACCCCATTGCCAACTGTTGTAGCCCTCACTCGGCTATAAAAGGCCTTGCCACTCGCTCCTTTGCACCTCACCGCCGTTCGCTGAGACAAGCTCCCCCaactctctcccctctccctccttttgTTTTCCCCTCCGATGGCAACCACCATCGGTCCATCACCAAATACCGCCGCTGGCCAATTAGACCTCGTGGTGAGCTTCACCCGGCCACCCTTCACTTTCCTTGCCCCTCTGCCTAACCCCTCCATCTCTCCCCTAAGCCACCATGGCCGCCGGCCTCTGCCTTCATCATCGGTCGTCGATGGTGCCTCACTAGCAAAGCCGAGCGCAAAGATCCCTCCCTTGCACCCCATGCTCACTCCCGACGCCCAAAAACCCTACTCAGACCGTCTCTTCGCGTTTTCCCCTGTTAGCCACCATTGCTTCCAATCCCGACAAGagactgatgaacagtaaaaattcttttttctagatttaatttTAGAAGCAAATTTCTCCTTCGTTTCAGCTCCGATTTTGACAATTCTTTCGCCAATATTCATTTAAAG
The nucleotide sequence above comes from Phragmites australis chromosome 4, lpPhrAust1.1, whole genome shotgun sequence. Encoded proteins:
- the LOC133914872 gene encoding inactive protein RESTRICTED TEV MOVEMENT 2-like, which gives rise to MAAAATARTYVDFLPPHSLLEEPDKVTLRVDLSAEGFKKEQLRVQTEKLVRLRISGERPLGAGDNRWRRFGKDFHVPEGCDTGAIRARLEKDGVLLITMPRLSTAPAEEQRADTGRVAGQDRKGQTSAPQAAAAAATAAAEAEEDQEGDKEDDAGVASMERPGQDEQHTGNNAMATYGFAKDRRRAVWAIFAVVLALVGAGLYARYRLMDPSAETTPASTQIVALSE